From Leishmania braziliensis MHOM/BR/75/M2904 complete genome, chromosome 35:
CAGTGGAACACACGCTGTCGCCGTTTCAACGTCTCCTGTTCTTGCACCAGCTGCACCCACTCCTCATAGGCGCGAAGGAGTGCAATGCTATCAGTTTCCTTGACAACAATGCCGTTGATGACGGTTTCCCAATGCGCGCGACGGTGCTCAtcggtgcggcggcgctcaaACCCAACCACAGCGAGGCCAAAGTCTAGCTTCATACGGCGTGCCACGCGAGATATCTGAGGCTGAGTCATGTGTACGATCCCCGGCGGCGGGGTTTTGTCGAGCAAGATGTACCACGACGTTCGACCGTGACGCGGAATGCTTGGAGGGTTGCCTGCAGTGAGCGGTAGTGGCTCAAATGGCTGTGTTTGCCAACGACAGTAAAATGCCGACGGTGCTGCAAATGGGCGAGAGGCGGGCGGCGCCACAACCTTGTAAGCAGGCTGATCCTCAGTGAGCAGGCTGCGCCCCTCATGCAACCACCCGTCGCGAGACCGCAGACTCACGATAGCGGAACGCTTGTAGACCATGTGGCCCTTCACACTTCCCACCGTCGTGCTTGCATCCTTCGGCCACACCCCTTCATGCCGGGCAAGATCGGAGTCTATCACGTAgagtgggtggtggtgaagtgcGTTCAGAGTTGTGGGCACAGCCTCCGAGTACATAAGGGAGTGTAGCTGCCGGctctcccgctgctgctgccgctgcgccaacGCGCTTGTGTGTGGCGCGGCCACGTTGAAAGTGGCACGTAGCACCTCTGACAGCTCGCGGGTGTCATCCCAGGAGAGTTTGTCGTGCCACAAGAATCGGTGTTGCTGACAGGTACCGAGGCGACGACCGTAGGTATATGCGGTGCTGTACTTGGAAATGTACCGCGGTGTTGCGTCCACCGCCACGTGACCAGACACCGACAGCGTGTACGATGCACCCCAGAGTGTGGCACAGCCTTGGCATGGATTAACAGAAAGGAAGCTCTCGCGCTCTGCGGACCACACCTCCACCCAGTAGCATGAAGTGGGCAGCTTTTTTGACTTTAGCTCCTCACTTTCTTTGATGTCTTGTGCCATCACTGCTGAGGATCGCGGTCGCTTCGACCCCTTGCCCGCTGAAGCAGCCCCGCTGGAGCCGGTGCGATCAGATGCCTTGCGCTTCTCGCGGTCCTGAAAAATGGAAAGAGCTCGCAGCGGCCGTCGAGCACCTTCTTCGCTCTCATCGTCCGCGGCGTCGCCCCTGCCCTCAATTGCGCCTTTGTCCCCATTGGTAATGCCGCCGGCACGTGCTGCCGCCCGagccttctccagcggcGTCTTGGCTAGCTTTGCCACCACAAGCCGGCAGCTCAGGCCCGCCACACGCGCCAATGccagaaaaagaagagagaagtaaaGGGGATGGGGCAACTCGACTGGCTCATCCGCGGAGACACGGTAATGACACTCTGCCATCTTCGTGAATAGAAACCGTGGTTTCACAGGGAGCGACCAGTCTGAAAAGTCCTGCTCCACAGATGATGGAGCAACATCGCACGCAACGGCACCGGCAGACGCTTCACGCTCACTCGACGAAGCTGGAGGCGCCGGCTTCAACTTGAAGTAGTTGTTGATGGTTTCGATGAGTATTTTCACGGCTGCCGAGGTTTTATTCTGCACAACGTCTTTCGCGCACGTCACCCACGCTGGGGCGAGTGAGGGCTTGCGATACGACGGCTTTGTAGACTCCGCCGTCAGAACTTTTGCGGCGGCTACTGCTTTGACAAAAACGTAAGCGCCTTTAACCTTTGCGGATGAACCTTCGCAGCGCGAGCGTTTCGGGGCTTCTTCGCGTGGCACATGGAGCCGGAAAAGCCGTTTAACGAAGCCAGGATGACATGATTCACACCAGAGCAGGCGGGCTCGAATGAACACGGCTAGCAGTACGAAAAGTGACTCGCACACGCGCTGAATACGCTCTGAGCGACGCTTTGCGGCAAGCAAATCCCTCTGCTCCATCATGGATTGATACGTTGGGTCGCGTTGCCGCCATGTATGGGAGGCGCATGACTGCCCCACAAGCGGCAGTTGCGCCCATTCCATCAAGAGCCGACCACtcgcaccctccccctcgtccACGTTGACAAGCTCCGCCTTCACCTTGCTCGATATTTTAGTGACTGTCTCACTTTGTGTGGTAGCTGTCACTTCTGTCTTCACAACTGAAACTGCGTAAGTTGGCTCGTCCTTCACCACCTCACTttcgtcgtcgtccgccaGGTTCTTGGCTAAGCTGATTTTTTCACCTTCCTCTTGCTTCTTGGCAGGCAGAAAGGTGATTGGCAGCACCACTTCATCCCACTCGTTTACATTGGCGGCCAAGTCTCTCGGGTCCTCCTCCGTTACGTTACGCATTTCGGTGGGGTCAACAGGTACGTTAGCGGACGTTACCATGGCCATTTTGCGTCGTGTACCGCGGCCGCCTTCAGCCGCCGggatgcgctgccgcttcgacATGTTGCGCAGATACCCATCtacagtagcagcagcagccgaggcGACCGACTTTGCAGCCCTTCGGGCATTGGAGCTCATTACTGACAGACTGTCAACGGAGTAAAAACATAGCGTGATGCACACCTAGAGAAGAAAAGCCCAGAACAGGGACAGAAACAGAGCATAAATGCGCAAAATACTCGCACggttctctttttttgtcttcttttcttcaaGCGGAAAAGACAACCgcaagaagaaacaaaaatgaaaaaaaaaaaaaatagtgTCAATGGTACGATACATACGTAGCGCTGTAAAGTCTCGCAAGCACACAGCTAGCAGTGAGAAACGAGAAAAAGGCAAAAGGTTCAAGGAGAGACCaatctcctttttttttttcgtgcgACGCTTACCTCCGCGCTGGCAAACTAACATGTGCAACTGTAgtctcttcacctcctcttgAATAAGACTCAACAACACTTCTGATAAgcagccaaaaaaaaaaagacgcaatggaagagaagggggacaGAGCGCTCAAGGTAAAGAAGGCATCAATGTAAAGAGAAAACTAAGCAATCTGCGAAGAGTAAGTAACAAATAACTGATCCAGACGTAACACAGCGAGCAAGACAGACACCCTTCCTCGCCTGTTGCATGTTGCAGAAATGCGTCGAATCACCTGGCGCGAGAAGGCGTGCCAGAACTCTTCCTGCACACCTTGTTTTCAGCAGTGCAAACCAAGGGCCGACATGACACTAGCACGTTTGTCCCTTTGACATGTGCAGGTGGTCATCCATCACAACGAGAATATCGATGTGAACAAAGTTGACGCGCAGTCATGCCTGAGAAGCAAagatgtttttttttttagttcAGCGACCATGAATCTGCTCACTTCCACATTGTGAGCTTATTCAGATTGTGACCCCTACCTTGAAGGTCTAGAATGACCTCCGATACGGCAGCGTAGAACTCAAGCTCGTTGTCCCCAAACTGATACAGCCAGCCTTTCGTAAGACCGTCGTCCAAAAGCATAACATCTATACCGCGCATTGAAACATGTTCACACGGGTCGACAGATACGGCCACACACTCAGTTTCGTAATCGGGATCGTCGGTGATCTGCGGCTCTCGATTACCACCCTCCATACTGTTACTCCACTTGGCGCCAGTTGCGCCACGAATGAACTGGGCCTCTCCGCTGCGATCACAGCGATTATCATCgagcgagctgctgctccctccATGCGCTGTTGAGTTACTCTTGTCTGTCGCACTAATACCATCCCGTCCTCTCTCAACAGCCTCCACCCTGCGTCGCTGCAATTCGCACGATTTCTCAGAATAGGGGTCGAGTAAGATTAcctggcgcgcgcgctcctTCGCATTACACCTATACTCGCCACTCTTTCCCTTCTGAAAAAATCGTGGATGACGCCACTTGTAATCCAGTAGAAGATCAAAGTACTCTGAGCCAAAGACATATGGGTCCATGGTAGTTTTCTGAATCGTTCCAGGAAGGTGATACTCGTCACCACTGGGCCCAATTACTTTCGGGTGCCACCTCATCTTCGGCTTCACCTCCTCACGGGTATGAAAGTTGGCAGCGTCGTGGAACCCAATACAACGACTGCAACCTATCAAGGCAACGACTTGCTCCACAGAAAACCCCTGACGAGATAAAACACGCTTCATGTTCAGGACATCTCGGTTGTCCTCGTGAATCAAAGAACGCGGAAATGCAAGGAGCACGTCACGTGTCATAAACTCAGGTGGGTCATCACGACCACGTAGTGGTACTACATTGGGTCCACCAAGGCGAGCCATTGCCTTTGCCGTGAACATCGCCCACAAATCGGGAAATGTGTACATCGGCTGGTCCTTCTTAAGTTTCCAAATGAAATCGACAATCTCCTCAGCCTCTTCCCGATAATTCTCAGGTGCTACAATAGGGCATCCGAATGGTGTTTGTGTGCCACTTAGCGCATGATGTAGCAGCATTCGCACCGCAACAACAGCTAAATCAGGCCTTGAAAACAGCTTCTGATCGATCACCTCGCGAATGAGTAGGTCATTTCCTGATGGAAACCAGCGTTGATACCATCGGTTCATAGTATAAAGGCCTGCGCTCGTTACACTTATGAAAGCGAGAAGCCCGGTAAAAATAGCAGCTGTTTCCCACCACGGGCGCTGTCGTGCAAGACGGTGAAGGTCATTTTCCTTGTACCCCCACCAAAGCAGTGTGCGTGAAGTAAGCGAAAAGAGGCCACAGGTCCGTCGCTTGACATGGTTGACCCGGAACATATGTTTTTGGAGCTCTGATGCAAACCGTTCCGATAACAAaacaaaataaaaaaaaaatggggTTCGTTACGATAAATATGGTGTCGATGTTGTTTTTTCCACAGTAAAGCCCGGTCGCAAGCAGATGCAAAAAATAGAAGAACAATAGAAACGGTAGACAGAGAGAATGAGAAAGCTCAATGACAGCAAGAAGAGCGGCGTTTGAAGGCCTCATAAAGAAACAGCTCTCTGAGAAAAATCATCAGCCGCTTCCGTGTTTTTGTACTTCTTTTCTATTTATCTCCCATTGGCCGCATGCACTTCCGTGCGCGACTCAAGAATCAGGCAACACAAAAAGGTTGCATTAGCAGAATCATTACCAGAAAGCTCGGAAAAGCTTTTTGTACGTGCTTTCATTGAGCCGTGAAGTTAGTCAAACAGAAAAACGCGAGATGGGCTTGGATTTCAAAAATGCATATATCTGTATATTGAATTGTGAACGAAAAGCATCTCAGCATATGAGATAAACCCATGAAGTTGAAGATGCATAGCTGCacgggaaagaaaaaggactTAATGAGCAGAAACTAGAAGAGTGGAGCTTCAGCTGGAAATGAGGAGACCCGGGGAGAAATACTGCGGTTCCGGTCATTGTCATCAACAAATACAGCACGCCTAAACATTTCCGAAATGCTTCTCTGTGGTGAAACTTCTTGTATGTGGGAACATCCTTGCGCAACCACAATCTCCTCCATTGCTGTTATCCACTGTACAGGGTGAGCAAGCTGAGCTGCCAACACTGCAGCAGTCATCTCCCGCACACTTCCCTCCGCGACGCCATTGTTAAATGTATCGATGACAAGAGTGCTCTCGAATCGACCTTTGTGGCGGATCTCGCCGATATTTGCCTTTCCCATGTATTCAAGCGCGCTCAGCTGAAAAGCGCTGTTAAATGGGTCAAATACTCTTCCTGTCAAATTGGTAATCCATAAAGGGTTAACACGGCGCGCCTCATCAAGAATACTATTGTTGGAGATCGAGAACAGCTCACGGAGAGTCCCCTCGTCTGGCAGGGCCGTGCGAACGACAGGAAGAAATTCGTCCATGGCACGTCGAAGCTTGCTCGAATGAAATGGCACTTCCACGATAAGAGGAACAAACCATGACTTCTTCTTAAGGCCACTTCGGCCATCTTCCTCCAGCGTGAGGTGCGTGAGCTCCTCTAGCGACGGAGTAAAGCCATCATCCGCGCCCTTCATGAACCGACGAAATGTTGATCTCGAGCCGTACTTTTGCGCTGACGATGTTGCAAAATCCCCATCGCTGAGAATGTTCGGATCCTTTGCAATGCCGTCTCTGTTATCGACACAGACGGATGCGAGAGCATCCCTTACAAGCGCTTCAACATCCTCAGCGTTGGCACAGTTTGCACGGAATTGCGGGTCCAAGCACTTGCCCAGCACAGCTAGCCCAACAAGGTCGCCAGCTACGACGTACTGCTGATGCCTGACGTTGTTGTTCACCACCTCTACGAATGAGGATGTATGCGCAAGAGATTGCGCAACCTTCTCAAGAAgtgtgaaaaaaaaagtatcTACCACTTCTCTGTTGTCGCTGAGTTTTGCTCGCCAAGGGCTACAGGCAAAAAGCCTTCGATTTTTGCGTGGGGTGCCATCACACGCCCTCTCCATGAGCAAACCGCGCTTGAAGGTTAAATCAACAGCGGCCTCAGGGGTAAAGACACCAAGAGCTGTAAGCGCGGTGAATTCGCCTAGGCTGTGACCAGCGATACAGGAAAGTTTTTTGTTGTATACCTGTGGGTTTCTATGCTTCAAATTTTCGTACGCAAGAAGCTGTGCAGCAAGAACACACGGTTGTGTCAGGTACGTAAACTGCATGACGCCATCTGGGTGAGTGATCGTGTGGGTGCATGGTGAAGATTCTTTCACATTAAGCACTTCTGTACAGAGCCGCTTGTAGACTTTATCGATAGCAAAGGCGTCACTACGCGCCACAATTTTCGTAGGATTTTCTTGGATAATATGCTGCAATGAGATGCCATAATTGCGCATCATACAATCTGTCATGCGCTCCCATacctgcacagcagcagggtcatccaggagggagaggcacaTACCCTTGGTGTGTGTCCCTTGACCGGAAAAGATCAAGGCGTTTCGCATTTCGTCCTTCGGCTGTTAGGGCCCGACTGCtaagagaaaacaaaacggTAAGTGCAAAAAAGGCAGTGATAGTGTAAAAACTACGTGGGAGCGCATTGTGCTTTGAAGAAGGACGGCCAACCGCCAACGCTCCCTTACCCTGTGGGGTTCAATCTTGACCATCCGAAAGGAGGGCTACATGCAGTTCGAGCAAGCGAAGGAAGCAACCAGATTGAAAGGAACACGAACGTGTCAATAAAACATGGTGGTATTTCAACCGATGTGATTCTCAGCAAATGTGGGGATGGGGAATAGTACACACACCGCGCCGGCATCGGATGATTCGTCGCTCGTCGTGCCTCCTTCGCTGTTTTCTAACGCCCGGCCTCcgggatggtggtggtgggggggccTCGGCGCGGGGGGCGGCCCGCCCGTGGCCACatcgttctttttttttcggggGCCGCCCCCCGTCGCACGCGTTTTTCCGAAACcgcgcggtggcgccgcgccgccagaGGGGCGGAAAAAACTGCAGTCGCCGCCTTCCGCGGTTGCGGAGCCGCTGTCCGGCCTATGATCTCGGCCGCCGAAGGATCGGCCggcactgccccccccccccccccgccggcATGGCGCCCTCGTGGGCCTGGGGGCAGGGCAGGTGGTCCTCGCGGGTGCCTCCGCGGGCGGGGCAACACGGCGCGGGGGTCGCAAGCGATCCGGCCGCCGGGGAACCCCAGCGGGAAGGCGCGAGAGACGATCCGCAGGGACGGTAGCCAAGCGAAGGCAAAGGCCACACCGCGCATGGGCACGATGAGAAGCACCGCCCACGCGTTTGTTAGCATGGTGTAGCATACTACCCGGAATGACCAGACACTCATGGCGATTGCCGTTATCTGCCGCTCTGTGAGTGTTtggcgcagccgcgccgacaTTTGGAAAAGCGGAATTTCGGTACTTGCGGTGAGGGCGACGGTGAAGCCCATCAGTACCTCGGACCCGCCGAGCTCgccaagaaagagaaagttGTCGATGAAACTGCACCCAGTGCCCATCATCGTCGATGAAAATAAGAATAGCATTAGCCGCTTGTTGGCCCTGAGCACCTTCAGCACCTCTACAAAGTGCACCGGCACGCGCTCAGTTCGCTCGTAGGGTTTTATCACCACCATGCTGTACGCCAAGCCGATCTGGCCGAGTAAGTACTGCATGGTCACAGCCACCCAGCTACCAGTGTACAGGAAGACAAGTGACGCGACAAATGCCCCGATGCCCCAGCCGTAGGCTGCGTAGGAGCGGACGTAGCTCCATGCATTGGACCGCTCTTGCTTCGGAAACATCATTAGAATGCGCTGGTCAAGGAGCGGGCTCAGCGAGATGCGCGAGGCAGTCATGACAGGAACCAGGATATGGTGGGCACGCGCCTGTCGGAGATGGTGTGCCCGAACATGGACACGGTCGCGATGACGATGCACACAAACAACATCGCCGTCTGACAGCGGAACTTGTCGGCTAGGTAGCTCAGCACAGGAGGCAGTGTCATGTTTAGTAGAGGGTTCGCCGAGATGAGGATGCCAATCTCATACGGAGAAAACCCCTTTGCTTGAAAGATGCCACTGCCGAAGGAAGAACTAAAGTACCCAATGATGGCGGGCATCACGCTCACAACAACTGtagtcgccgcagcagtcgctgGGGCGCCAGAGGTGAAGCCGCTTGGGTCGGCGGCCTCTGTGCTCCGTCCAGGACCTGCCGACACTGCCGTTGCCGTGGCGGACACCGCCGtcttgctgttgccgccagCAAAGCTGGTGTTGGAGGAAAAGACAGCGCTGTGGAAGTCGGCTACGACGCATGATCGGCTTGGTGAGTTGGGAGCTGAGATGAGAATTGGCCCATCGGTCATGGTGGGCTCGACCATGGCGAACGTGACAGAGGCGCAGCTACAGCAGGTGTCAACGCTGAGGCTGTCACTACCGGACTCACTTCCCCCGCATCTGCCACACAAcagtgacggcggcggcatctcGTCTACACAGTCCGATACATCAAGCACTTAGTACGAGACAGGCCGAGatcgagggaaagagaaagcgaagtCAACCCGCACCAGTGACAGTGCGCGTCTTTTCCAAAGcactaccccccccccccccccacgcagcggcacagtACAACCTCACACGCCGTCACTTCAAGACGACTAGACGAAAAACAAACATAAGTGAGAATACACATACACAGTCAAGAATGAAATGGAATGGTGGTGAGAGACAGGCGGACCAGCGCAGTTAATGGATGAGTGTTACGCACAAAGAATGTCTCGCAACAAAGtagagaggtgaagagacGGAAGAACGTAATGTGCATGGCGGCCACTCCTGCTAGTCGGATGCGCTTTTGAGTATTCTTCCACATTGGGGGCGAAAACTTCTTCACGTTTTCGCCAGTCTTGCGGGTCGCGCTTTTCCTTCATGCAGACTGTTCGGCGGGGCCTGACCTTGTCCCACCACTGGCGACGGGAGGAACATCGCCAGGGCTTTGAACAAACGGAATTCCGGTATCTTTCTGGGGGAGAGCGCACCATCAAATGCTGGGCTGCTTGCGAGATGGGCCGCGACGCATTAGTGCACTCTCGCAAGTGCACTTACAGTTAGTGGCAGGGAGTCTTTGTTGCGCAGTCCGTGTAGACAGTTCCACAcgctcaaaaaaaaaaacgtgcgAGGCGACTTGTCAGCAGGCTCGCTTCCGAACCACTGGGAGCAGGGAAGCCGCAGGGCGACACGTTGACGGGTGCGCAATtcaagggagaaagaaaagctgACAGTGTAAACGAGAGGGAAACAAAACTGATTGATGAAGCGACGGATGAGTACCGTACAGAAGGAAGCATCCCTGGCGAAGAAATCATGACCACATGGGGGTGCCGCGAGCATACTGTGTACTGTTGTAGTACAAGTGTTCTGTCtcggagaaaaagaagcaacGATAAAACATCCTCGGCCTTTTCACACCTTTATCGGCAGTTCCTCTCGgctaaaaaaaaaggaggcggAAAAACTCGGAGCACAGAGAGTGCAGTCGCGGCCTCTTTGGCGTATCAGATGAGAGAGacggaaaaagaggaagagcaccCCACTGCGTAGCGACACAAAAATAGATggttgggggggggtgttttCGAACTCTTTGGGAGTCGGTGGCGGATGGAGAGCGACCGGATTCCACTACTTCCCCCGAGATtcgtggtgctgcgcaaaGGTGTGGATAAACAGGGGTGTCAAGGGAGAAAGTTCCAGCTCCATTGCGTTACACCCACATGGCCTCGTACGCAATCCTAACTGGTCGTTGTCCCCTGCCATATTGCTCGCCTTCATGTGTAACTTACTCATCCCTGGCCCACTTTGTCCGAACCTCATTCGAAATGTATGCCCAATTTTTAGCGATAC
This genomic window contains:
- a CDS encoding putative DNA-repair protein, whose product is MAMVTSANVPVDPTEMRNVTEEDPRDLAANVNEWDEVVLPITFLPAKKQEEGEKISLAKNLADDDESEVVKDEPTYAVSVVKTEVTATTQSETVTKISSKVKAELVNVDEGEGASGRLLMEWAQLPLVGQSCASHTWRQRDPTYQSMMEQRDLLAAKRRSERIQRVCESLFVLLAVFIRARLLWCESCHPGFVKRLFRLHVPREEAPKRSRCEGSSAKVKGAYVFVKAVAAAKVLTAESTKPSYRKPSLAPAWVTCAKDVVQNKTSAAVKILIETINNYFKLKPAPPASSSEREASAGAVACDVAPSSVEQDFSDWSLPVKPRFLFTKMAECHYRVSADEPVELPHPLYFSLLFLALARVAGLSCRLVVAKLAKTPLEKARAAARAGGITNGDKGAIEGRGDAADDESEEGARRPLRALSIFQDREKRKASDRTGSSGAASAGKGSKRPRSSAVMAQDIKESEELKSKKLPTSCYWVEVWSAERESFLSVNPCQGCATLWGASYTLSVSGHVAVDATPRYISKYSTAYTYGRRLGTCQQHRFLWHDKLSWDDTRELSEVLRATFNVAAPHTSALAQRQQQRESRQLHSLMYSEAVPTTLNALHHHPLYVIDSDLARHEGVWPKDASTTVGSVKGHMVYKRSAIVSLRSRDGWLHEGRSLLTEDQPAYKVVAPPASRPFAAPSAFYCRWQTQPFEPLPLTAGNPPSIPRHGRTSWYILLDKTPPPGIVHMTQPQISRVARRMKLDFGLAVVGFERRRTDEHRRAHWETVINGIVVKETDSIALLRAYEEWVQLVQEQETLKRRQRVFHWWLLLAQRLLSLKRLQNQYAKGLSAGAMPTQ